A window from Flavobacterium sp. 83 encodes these proteins:
- a CDS encoding GDSL-type esterase/lipase family protein, producing the protein MKRNLFLIVFLISILFHFESVAQKAILKVACIGDSVTAGYLLSDAANESYPSQLQILLGGQYEVKNFGHSGATLLKKGSTPYFNTKECADAIAYRPDIAIIHLGLNDTDPRNWPNYNTEFDADYTWLIDILKKQNPAVKIYICRLTPIFNEHPRFKSGTRDWFWQIQSHIPNIAKANQVGLIDLHEKLYHRPDLFPDALHPTKEGATILAKTVYENITQDFGGLKLAAVFTDNMVLQRNKPVPVYGTANGGDTIEVTFKQQKKNVIADEYGKWKITFPAMTQGGPYEMTIQSKETKIVLKNILVGDVWFCSGQSNMAFQLQNSENGSAEVKKAIANTTIRLFNAKAIRDTDETAWDSITLVKTNQLQFFSGSWSECDSISAKDFSAIAYYFGKNIAHEENVPVGLIQVAVGGSPIESWIDRYTLEHDDKVVDVLTNWRKSDFIMPWVRERANVNLKNATNVKQRHPYDPCYNFEAGVEAFTKFPIKGVIWYQGESNAHNVELYEHLMPTLVESWRKAWGTNLPFYYVQLSSIERPTWPAFRDMQNRLQDKIPNSGMAISMDYGDALNVHPIKKKEVADRLALLALRYTYGKAVIVNGPSALKAIQKGDNILVSFAFAKQLTTSDKKELIGFELVNDKGIQTQSNATIVKNQVLITVPKGEKIKTVLYAWKPFTTANLVNEAGLPCSTFKLELNPATEN; encoded by the coding sequence ATGAAAAGGAATCTATTTTTAATAGTCTTTTTGATTTCAATCTTATTTCATTTTGAGTCAGTTGCACAAAAAGCAATACTCAAAGTAGCTTGCATTGGAGATTCCGTTACTGCGGGTTATCTCTTATCTGATGCTGCAAATGAATCCTATCCTTCGCAACTTCAAATCCTGCTGGGCGGACAATATGAGGTGAAGAATTTCGGACATAGCGGAGCAACACTCTTGAAAAAAGGAAGCACACCCTATTTTAATACAAAGGAATGTGCCGATGCTATTGCATACAGACCTGATATAGCCATTATTCATTTGGGTTTAAATGATACCGATCCTAGAAATTGGCCGAATTACAATACGGAATTTGATGCAGATTACACTTGGTTAATAGACATCTTAAAAAAACAAAATCCGGCAGTTAAAATTTACATCTGTAGATTAACTCCCATATTTAATGAGCATCCCCGTTTTAAATCGGGAACCAGAGATTGGTTTTGGCAAATTCAATCTCATATACCCAACATTGCAAAAGCAAATCAAGTGGGTTTAATTGATTTACATGAAAAGTTATACCATCGTCCCGATCTTTTTCCTGATGCTTTACATCCAACGAAAGAAGGAGCGACTATTCTGGCCAAAACCGTTTATGAAAACATCACTCAAGATTTTGGTGGATTAAAATTAGCTGCTGTTTTCACTGACAATATGGTTTTGCAACGCAATAAACCCGTTCCCGTTTACGGTACCGCTAATGGAGGTGATACAATAGAAGTGACTTTTAAACAACAAAAAAAGAACGTCATTGCCGACGAATATGGAAAATGGAAAATTACTTTTCCCGCTATGACACAAGGTGGACCTTACGAAATGACTATTCAATCTAAGGAAACAAAAATTGTTTTAAAGAACATTCTGGTTGGAGATGTTTGGTTTTGTTCCGGACAGTCAAATATGGCATTTCAACTTCAAAACTCAGAAAATGGTTCGGCAGAAGTAAAAAAAGCAATCGCAAATACTACTATTCGGTTATTCAATGCCAAAGCGATCCGTGATACTGATGAAACGGCTTGGGATTCTATAACATTAGTTAAAACCAATCAGCTGCAATTCTTTTCCGGAAGTTGGTCAGAATGCGATTCGATAAGTGCCAAAGATTTCTCTGCCATTGCCTATTACTTTGGTAAAAACATCGCCCACGAAGAAAATGTACCTGTGGGTTTAATTCAAGTTGCCGTTGGCGGATCACCGATAGAATCATGGATTGACAGATACACATTGGAACACGACGATAAAGTAGTTGATGTATTAACCAACTGGCGTAAATCGGATTTCATCATGCCATGGGTCAGAGAACGTGCCAATGTAAATTTGAAAAATGCAACAAATGTAAAACAACGTCATCCGTATGATCCTTGTTACAATTTTGAAGCTGGAGTGGAAGCCTTTACAAAATTCCCGATAAAAGGTGTGATTTGGTACCAAGGCGAAAGCAATGCACATAATGTTGAATTGTATGAACATCTCATGCCTACATTAGTAGAAAGTTGGCGCAAAGCCTGGGGGACTAACCTACCCTTCTATTATGTTCAATTATCAAGTATTGAGCGACCAACTTGGCCAGCATTCAGAGATATGCAAAATAGATTGCAAGATAAAATACCAAACAGCGGAATGGCAATTAGCATGGATTATGGAGATGCTCTCAATGTACATCCAATTAAGAAAAAAGAAGTGGCAGATCGTTTGGCGCTTTTGGCCTTGCGGTACACCTATGGAAAAGCTGTAATTGTGAATGGTCCTTCCGCTTTGAAAGCCATACAAAAAGGCGACAACATTCTAGTTTCATTTGCATTTGCAAAACAATTAACTACTTCGGACAAAAAAGAATTAATTGGTTTTGAATTGGTAAATGACAAGGGAATCCAAACTCAAAGCAATGCAACTATCGTGAAAAATCAAGTATTAATTACGGTCCCAAAAGGAGAAAAAATAAAAACCGTTTTATATGCATGGAAACCGTTTACTACAGCCAATTTAGTGAATGAAGCAGGACTTCCATGTTCAACTTTCAAACTAGAATTAAATCCTGCTACTGAAAACTAA
- a CDS encoding AGE family epimerase/isomerase: MSYSKTDLLSLKDFYQNQLLNDTVPFWFPRSIDTEFGGYLLMRDQDGSLIDDDKAVWIQGRAAWLLATLYNTVEPKQEWLEGSKTGIDFLNNHCFDTDGRMFFHVARDGQPIRKRRYYFSETFAVIAMSAYAKASDDEAAAEKARFLFGKCIEYSTSSSLLEPKFTATRPSKGIGTPMIMINTAQQLRENIGDPRCDEWIDTWITEIETDFVKDDIKCVMEQVAPDGSIIDHIDGRTLNPGHAIEGAWFILHEAKYRNNDPHLIELGCKMLDYMWERGWDKEHGGILYYRDVYDKPVQEYWQDMKFWWPHNEVIIATLLAYTMTGDEKYATWHKMVHDYAYSKFHDAANGEWFGYLHKDGTVAQTAKGNMFKGPFHLPRQEWYCLQLLNEYLEDNRNIASSKLDVTHLNYKK, translated from the coding sequence ATGAGCTATTCAAAAACAGATCTTCTCAGCTTAAAAGATTTTTATCAGAATCAATTATTAAATGATACTGTGCCCTTTTGGTTTCCACGTTCAATCGATACCGAGTTTGGAGGTTATTTATTAATGCGTGATCAAGATGGAAGTTTGATTGATGATGACAAAGCAGTATGGATACAAGGGCGTGCCGCATGGTTATTGGCTACACTTTACAATACAGTCGAACCAAAACAAGAATGGTTAGAAGGTTCTAAAACAGGTATCGATTTTTTAAACAACCATTGCTTTGATACTGATGGACGAATGTTTTTTCACGTAGCACGTGACGGACAACCCATACGCAAACGCCGTTATTATTTTTCGGAGACTTTTGCGGTTATTGCGATGTCAGCTTACGCAAAAGCAAGCGATGATGAGGCAGCTGCCGAAAAAGCGCGTTTTTTATTCGGAAAATGCATCGAATATTCAACTTCATCTAGTTTATTAGAACCTAAATTCACCGCTACCAGACCGTCAAAAGGAATTGGAACTCCTATGATTATGATAAACACGGCACAACAGTTACGGGAAAATATTGGTGACCCGCGTTGTGATGAATGGATTGATACATGGATTACTGAAATTGAAACCGATTTTGTAAAAGATGATATTAAATGTGTGATGGAACAAGTAGCGCCAGATGGTTCCATTATCGATCATATTGATGGGCGCACGTTGAATCCCGGTCACGCCATTGAAGGAGCTTGGTTTATTTTACATGAAGCAAAATATCGCAACAATGATCCGCATTTAATTGAATTGGGCTGCAAAATGCTCGATTATATGTGGGAACGCGGATGGGATAAAGAACATGGTGGTATTCTATATTACCGTGATGTATATGACAAACCAGTTCAGGAATACTGGCAGGATATGAAGTTCTGGTGGCCTCATAACGAAGTGATTATTGCAACACTGCTGGCCTACACTATGACAGGCGATGAAAAATATGCAACTTGGCACAAAATGGTACATGATTATGCATACAGCAAATTCCATGATGCAGCAAATGGAGAATGGTTTGGATATTTACATAAAGACGGAACCGTTGCCCAAACGGCAAAAGGAAATATGTTCAAAGGACCGTTTCATTTGCCAAGACAGGAATGGTATTGTTTGCAATTACTTAATGAGTATTTAGAAGACAATAGGAATATTGCCAGCAGTAAACTAGATGTAACACATTTAAATTATAAAAAATGA
- a CDS encoding RagB/SusD family nutrient uptake outer membrane protein, producing the protein MKKKILLYSILFTGFSLLNSCQDDLNLKSESVITSASFWKTEDDAKAGVNGMYFNFRTQTQQNYYLLGGARSAEITNGVQSPLSLANYYNNNLTAQNIDVDWAGLYTVIHQANLVLKYVPTIQFSPTTLNEQKRYIAQAYSMRALAYFIMARSWGGVPIVTTPTENTNQSEYIIPRNTIEETFAFIKSDIESAIANYPDATNNKTQLSLSSTYALKADVNLWTAKQLGGGSTDLNTALAAINAIPTAPSLLPNFKDVFAYANKGNTEVLFAVRYSLADVPSALSDNWNSFMFVGPSDFAPLTAATATATFGTLGVGTGNAGISRVQPDITHFNFSNTDTRKTATYLTLYNGATPVVTGLVKYNGTVDGATRRFVSDIIIYRWADILLMKAEIKNALGQDPSSEMNLVMQRADASSSFTNSSQPANDDAILNERLKELAFEGKAWWDLVRFNKTSLVPSMAGKKILFPISQNTINFNPKITQNP; encoded by the coding sequence ATGAAAAAGAAAATTCTTTTATATTCTATACTTTTTACCGGTTTTTCATTATTGAACTCGTGTCAGGATGACTTAAACCTTAAATCTGAAAGCGTAATTACTTCTGCCAGTTTTTGGAAAACAGAAGACGATGCAAAAGCAGGTGTAAATGGTATGTACTTCAATTTTAGAACCCAAACCCAACAAAATTACTATTTATTGGGAGGAGCAAGAAGTGCAGAAATTACAAATGGAGTTCAATCTCCGCTAAGCTTGGCTAATTATTATAATAACAACCTGACTGCACAGAATATTGATGTGGATTGGGCTGGTTTGTATACCGTAATTCATCAGGCAAATTTGGTTTTGAAATATGTTCCGACTATTCAATTTAGTCCAACAACTTTGAATGAACAAAAGAGATATATCGCGCAAGCGTATTCTATGCGTGCTTTGGCTTATTTTATCATGGCTCGTTCTTGGGGTGGTGTACCAATAGTAACAACACCAACGGAAAACACCAATCAATCCGAATATATTATTCCGCGTAATACGATTGAAGAAACTTTTGCATTCATTAAGTCTGATATTGAATCAGCTATAGCTAATTATCCAGATGCAACAAACAATAAAACGCAATTATCCTTGTCATCAACTTATGCTTTAAAAGCAGATGTGAATTTGTGGACAGCAAAACAGTTAGGTGGTGGAAGTACTGATTTAAATACAGCTTTGGCTGCAATTAACGCTATTCCTACAGCGCCGTCTTTATTGCCAAATTTCAAAGACGTATTTGCTTACGCCAATAAAGGAAATACTGAAGTGCTTTTTGCGGTTCGTTATTCTTTGGCGGATGTACCGTCTGCTTTATCTGATAATTGGAATTCTTTCATGTTTGTTGGACCAAGTGATTTTGCACCGCTAACAGCAGCGACAGCAACAGCAACTTTTGGAACTTTGGGAGTTGGTACAGGGAATGCAGGTATTTCAAGAGTACAACCAGATATTACACATTTCAACTTTAGCAATACTGATACCCGAAAAACAGCTACTTATTTAACTTTATACAATGGCGCGACTCCGGTAGTAACAGGTTTAGTGAAATACAATGGAACAGTTGATGGTGCTACAAGAAGATTTGTAAGCGATATCATTATTTACCGTTGGGCTGACATCTTGTTAATGAAAGCAGAAATTAAAAATGCTTTAGGCCAAGATCCATCTTCAGAAATGAATTTGGTAATGCAAAGAGCTGATGCTTCTTCCTCATTTACAAATAGCTCTCAACCAGCTAATGACGATGCTATTTTGAATGAACGTTTGAAAGAATTAGCTTTTGAAGGAAAAGCATGGTGGGATCTAGTTCGTTTCAACAAAACGAGTCTTGTGCCTTCTATGGCCGGTAAAAAGATATTGTTTCCAATATCTCAAAATACCATTAACTTTAATCCTAAAATCACTCAGAATCCATAG
- a CDS encoding DMT family transporter, producing the protein MNTATKTIAISGKTKSKEWKLIFIGIVFAFLWASASTATKIGLDSAQPFVISIFRFLIAGTIMLFVTHLVMRNRMPSKKEWIQISIYGVLNISFYLGLYVIAMQQVSAGLGSLAVATNPVFIALMSAVWLSHKIRFQNILSLILCFVGVILAAYPLLQNSFATLNGILILLASMIAYSLGTIYYSRSNWNGLHILTINGWQTIIGGIFLLPVLVATYQPNQNIFDAKFWASVSWLAITVSIGAVQFWLHLLKNNPIKASYWLFLCPIFGFIIAHFMMNEPISLYTFLGVAFVISGLYISMSLKNK; encoded by the coding sequence TTGAATACTGCAACTAAAACTATAGCAATTTCAGGTAAAACTAAATCCAAAGAATGGAAACTCATTTTTATTGGAATAGTGTTTGCTTTTTTATGGGCATCAGCATCAACTGCCACTAAAATAGGGCTAGATTCTGCTCAACCCTTTGTGATTTCTATTTTTAGATTTCTAATTGCCGGGACAATCATGTTGTTTGTAACGCACCTAGTGATGCGTAATCGAATGCCTTCAAAAAAAGAATGGATACAGATTAGTATTTATGGAGTGTTGAATATTTCATTTTACCTTGGTTTGTATGTAATCGCCATGCAACAAGTATCGGCGGGTTTGGGAAGTTTGGCTGTAGCCACTAATCCAGTTTTTATTGCATTGATGTCAGCAGTTTGGTTATCCCACAAAATCAGGTTCCAAAATATTCTTAGTTTGATACTTTGTTTTGTCGGCGTAATTTTAGCAGCCTATCCCCTTTTGCAAAATAGCTTTGCAACCCTAAACGGAATACTTATTTTATTGGCAAGCATGATTGCTTATTCTTTAGGAACCATTTACTATTCTCGTTCCAATTGGAACGGGTTGCATATTTTAACTATTAATGGCTGGCAGACGATTATTGGCGGTATTTTTCTGTTGCCTGTTTTAGTGGCAACCTACCAACCCAATCAAAATATTTTTGATGCTAAATTTTGGGCTTCCGTCTCTTGGTTAGCAATTACGGTATCTATAGGAGCAGTTCAATTTTGGTTACACCTGTTGAAAAACAATCCAATCAAAGCTTCCTATTGGCTTTTTTTATGTCCAATATTTGGTTTTATAATTGCTCATTTCATGATGAATGAACCCATTAGTTTATATACTTTTTTGGGTGTTGCCTTTGTGATAAGCGGATTATATATCAGTATGTCTTTAAAAAATAAATAA
- the nagA gene encoding N-acetylglucosamine-6-phosphate deacetylase, producing MKQAIINGIVHTGEEINNDVIIIENGIIISVQKEIPSTIPLIDLKGKHIAAGFIDIQINGGEQLYFSQTPTEETIQDIYETSLKYGTTHVLPCLISSSKETILEGIEAIRVYKAKYNNGVLGMHLEGPFLNPLKRGAHSINQVRKPTNAELEEIIRYGKDVIKVITIAPECFTDEQLDMLLESDIVISAGHSTMTYKEAQYYFSKGIKLVTHLFNAMTQFGHREPGLVGATFENESVYAPVILDGAHCDYAAARLAYKLKKDKFFLISDAAFLGRKVSSFKWENFDAHLDNGFYRNDEGNLAGASISMKEAVQNAFNHLNVSADEAIKMATCRVAAAIKMEHQLGKIKPGFPASFVTFNDNLSRIETVNYNPI from the coding sequence ATGAAACAAGCCATTATTAACGGAATTGTACATACTGGCGAAGAAATAAATAATGATGTCATTATTATAGAAAATGGAATAATTATTTCTGTTCAAAAAGAAATTCCCAGTACTATTCCTCTCATTGATTTGAAAGGAAAACACATTGCTGCTGGTTTTATAGACATCCAAATAAATGGTGGAGAGCAACTTTATTTTAGCCAAACTCCAACAGAAGAAACCATTCAAGATATTTATGAAACCAGTTTGAAATATGGCACCACTCATGTACTTCCATGCTTGATATCGTCTTCCAAAGAAACCATTCTTGAAGGAATTGAAGCCATTCGCGTTTATAAAGCTAAATACAATAACGGAGTACTGGGAATGCATCTGGAAGGTCCTTTTCTGAATCCTTTAAAACGTGGTGCACATAGTATTAATCAGGTTCGTAAACCTACTAATGCCGAATTGGAAGAGATTATCCGTTACGGTAAAGATGTGATAAAAGTAATCACAATTGCACCGGAATGTTTTACAGACGAGCAATTGGATATGCTATTAGAAAGCGACATCGTCATTTCGGCGGGACATTCTACCATGACCTACAAAGAAGCACAATATTACTTTTCTAAAGGGATTAAATTGGTTACCCATTTGTTTAATGCGATGACTCAATTTGGGCATCGGGAACCCGGTTTAGTTGGTGCAACATTCGAAAATGAATCTGTTTATGCTCCTGTTATTTTAGATGGTGCGCATTGTGATTATGCCGCTGCTAGATTAGCCTATAAACTAAAGAAAGACAAATTCTTTTTAATCAGTGATGCTGCTTTTTTAGGACGTAAAGTTTCCAGTTTTAAATGGGAAAATTTTGATGCCCATCTCGATAATGGCTTTTACAGAAATGATGAAGGTAATCTAGCCGGGGCCAGTATTTCGATGAAAGAAGCGGTTCAGAATGCATTCAATCATTTGAACGTATCAGCTGATGAAGCAATTAAAATGGCGACTTGCCGAGTAGCAGCCGCTATTAAAATGGAACATCAATTGGGTAAAATAAAACCCGGATTTCCTGCAAGTTTTGTCACTTTCAATGATAATCTGTCAAGAATAGAAACCGTAAACTATAATCCGATTTAA
- a CDS encoding kelch repeat-containing protein, which yields MNKYIFPLILSLLIMQTTDALSQKKAVNHVEWKMAAQLQNTDGSISLGFAGAINGISNDVLIVTGGANFQDKMPWEGGKKQYSKEIHVLQQCNDTYSWNKKVQSTLPEPIAYCGSTSTDLGVVYVGGENENGLSNKAFILKWNASKNEVETKPLPNFPVAITNIALTHIGNVVYAIGGDEATKSSDLFLSLDLNSSHPEWKTLPKLPIALANSVAVVQKDKDGTNIYVIGGRTKTASGISDLHNTTFAFNIKKQIWKSRPNISDGKNTTNFSAGAGMAVGNHSILIVGGDNGIVFHKIETYLSQITQTNSPEEKAKLAVEKNLLNTNHDGFYKGILLYDTLTNSWSKIGELPFLAYVTTTATLWNDKIVLSNGEIKPGIRTPDVMLGTIK from the coding sequence ATGAACAAATATATTTTTCCTCTAATTCTTTCCTTACTTATTATGCAAACAACTGATGCCCTTTCTCAAAAAAAAGCTGTAAACCATGTCGAATGGAAAATGGCCGCGCAACTACAAAATACTGATGGAAGTATATCATTAGGTTTTGCAGGTGCTATTAATGGTATCAGTAACGATGTATTAATAGTTACCGGAGGTGCCAATTTCCAAGATAAAATGCCTTGGGAAGGTGGGAAAAAACAGTATTCAAAAGAAATTCATGTATTGCAGCAATGCAACGATACTTATAGCTGGAATAAAAAAGTACAAAGCACATTGCCAGAACCTATAGCCTATTGCGGTTCTACTTCAACTGATTTAGGAGTGGTTTATGTAGGTGGTGAAAATGAAAATGGACTTTCAAATAAAGCGTTTATCTTAAAATGGAATGCATCCAAAAATGAGGTGGAAACAAAACCGCTACCCAATTTTCCGGTAGCTATTACAAATATTGCTCTAACTCATATTGGTAACGTAGTTTATGCCATTGGCGGTGATGAAGCCACTAAATCTTCTGATTTATTTTTAAGTCTTGATTTAAACAGTTCTCATCCAGAGTGGAAAACATTACCAAAATTACCCATCGCTTTGGCAAATTCGGTTGCGGTGGTTCAAAAAGATAAGGATGGAACCAATATTTATGTGATTGGTGGAAGAACAAAAACTGCTTCAGGAATAAGTGATTTGCACAATACTACTTTTGCTTTTAACATAAAAAAACAAATCTGGAAAAGTCGTCCAAATATATCCGATGGTAAAAACACAACCAACTTTTCAGCGGGTGCAGGTATGGCTGTGGGGAATCATTCCATTTTAATCGTTGGTGGTGATAATGGTATCGTTTTTCATAAAATTGAAACGTATTTATCCCAAATTACACAAACCAATTCTCCTGAGGAAAAGGCTAAATTAGCTGTAGAGAAAAATCTATTGAACACGAATCATGATGGTTTTTATAAAGGTATTTTATTATACGATACTCTGACTAATTCCTGGTCCAAGATTGGCGAACTGCCCTTTCTTGCTTATGTAACGACTACTGCTACGCTATGGAATGATAAAATTGTTTTGTCTAATGGGGAAATAAAACCAGGTATTCGTACCCCTGATGTCATGTTAGGAACTATAAAGTAA
- a CDS encoding dihydrodipicolinate synthase family protein: protein MKIEHLQGLISAPFTPFNSNGKLDVSLIPAYYTFLKQNGITGAFINGSTGEGVSITLEEKKAVAQAWADCSNHDADFKVMVFLGGTCLTDCIDLAKHAYEIGLYAVSMTAPFYFKPANVDMLAQSCIEVGKSVPNMPFYYYHIPVLTGVNLPMFDLVQALDGKLPNFAGVKYTHEDFMDFQSCMSYENGKFDMLWGRDENMLSALVLGAKGAVGSTFNYAAPLYYDLIAAFNANDLVKARALQQKSINMIRLLGKYGGISVGKAYMKVVGLDLGEFRLPVKNMSADQFGLFKKDVESLNFENFKSK, encoded by the coding sequence ATGAAAATTGAACATTTACAAGGGCTTATCTCAGCTCCATTTACCCCCTTTAATAGCAATGGAAAATTAGATGTTAGCCTAATTCCGGCTTACTATACTTTTCTAAAACAAAACGGAATAACTGGTGCTTTTATTAACGGCTCTACTGGAGAAGGTGTTTCTATAACATTAGAAGAGAAAAAAGCGGTTGCTCAAGCTTGGGCAGATTGTTCCAATCACGATGCTGATTTTAAAGTAATGGTATTCTTAGGTGGAACTTGCCTTACCGATTGCATTGACTTAGCAAAACATGCGTATGAAATAGGATTGTATGCTGTTTCTATGACTGCTCCGTTTTATTTCAAGCCAGCCAATGTTGATATGTTAGCTCAATCTTGTATTGAAGTGGGTAAAAGTGTTCCTAATATGCCTTTTTATTACTACCATATTCCAGTATTGACAGGCGTGAACTTGCCAATGTTTGATTTAGTGCAAGCCTTAGACGGAAAGCTTCCTAATTTTGCAGGAGTGAAATATACACATGAAGATTTCATGGATTTCCAAAGTTGTATGAGTTATGAAAATGGGAAATTCGATATGCTTTGGGGACGCGACGAGAATATGTTATCAGCATTAGTATTAGGAGCGAAAGGTGCTGTAGGAAGTACATTCAATTACGCGGCTCCATTGTATTATGATTTGATAGCCGCATTCAATGCTAATGATTTAGTTAAGGCACGTGCTTTACAGCAAAAATCGATCAACATGATTCGTTTATTGGGTAAATACGGCGGAATTTCAGTAGGGAAAGCCTATATGAAAGTCGTAGGATTGGATTTAGGTGAATTTAGATTACCTGTAAAAAACATGAGTGCTGACCAATTTGGATTATTTAAAAAAGATGTAGAAAGTCTAAATTTTGAAAATTTCAAATCAAAATAG
- a CDS encoding MFS transporter, producing the protein MKNTKYYPWVVVGLLWLVALLNYMDRQMLATMRPSMETDIPELVSGENFGRLMAIFLWIYALMSPISGIIADKLNRKWLIVGSLFVWSAVTYAMGYATTYNQVYWLRALMGVSEALYIPAGLSLIADYHQQKTRSLAIGIHMTGLYVGSALGGFGATIAAAYSWHTTFHYFGIVGVFYAFVLVFFLREKKVAEVKTIDSDLMPIKEKSSLFKGMALLFTNISFWVILFYFAIISLPGWATKNWLPTLFSENLGIPMEEAGPLATIAISFSSLLGVIFGGILSDKWVQKNIKGRVYTSAIGLSLTIPALLLIGFGHSLFNVVGAALCFGIGYGMFDANNMPIICQFVSSKHRATAYGVLNMTGVGCGALVTSLLGKSSDSGTLGSGFALMAGVVIIALVVQISFLRPKVNDFVDA; encoded by the coding sequence ATGAAAAATACAAAGTATTATCCTTGGGTAGTAGTAGGCTTGTTATGGCTTGTAGCCTTGCTAAACTATATGGACAGACAAATGCTGGCAACAATGCGTCCTTCAATGGAAACAGACATTCCTGAATTAGTATCCGGTGAGAACTTTGGACGTTTGATGGCTATTTTTCTTTGGATTTATGCTTTGATGAGCCCTATCTCCGGAATTATAGCGGACAAATTAAACAGAAAATGGCTTATTGTAGGGAGTTTATTTGTTTGGTCAGCAGTAACATATGCTATGGGATATGCAACAACTTACAATCAGGTGTATTGGTTAAGAGCCCTGATGGGAGTAAGTGAAGCTTTATATATTCCTGCCGGTTTATCACTAATTGCCGATTACCATCAGCAAAAAACAAGATCACTTGCGATTGGTATTCATATGACAGGACTTTATGTGGGTTCCGCATTAGGGGGTTTTGGAGCTACTATTGCCGCTGCCTATTCTTGGCATACTACTTTTCATTATTTTGGAATAGTTGGTGTTTTTTATGCTTTCGTTTTGGTTTTCTTTTTAAGAGAGAAAAAAGTTGCCGAAGTAAAAACTATTGATTCCGATTTGATGCCAATAAAGGAAAAAAGTTCGCTCTTCAAAGGCATGGCTTTGTTATTCACAAACATCTCTTTTTGGGTTATCTTATTTTATTTTGCCATAATAAGTTTACCGGGTTGGGCTACTAAAAACTGGTTGCCTACCCTATTTTCAGAAAACTTAGGAATCCCTATGGAAGAAGCAGGTCCGCTAGCAACCATCGCCATCTCTTTTTCATCCTTATTGGGCGTAATCTTTGGTGGTATTCTATCTGATAAATGGGTACAAAAAAATATAAAAGGCAGGGTTTATACCAGCGCGATTGGCCTGAGTTTAACGATTCCTGCTTTGTTGTTAATCGGTTTTGGACATTCATTATTCAATGTTGTAGGTGCAGCACTTTGTTTCGGTATCGGTTACGGAATGTTTGATGCTAATAACATGCCAATTATATGTCAATTTGTTTCTTCAAAACACCGGGCGACGGCCTATGGTGTCCTAAATATGACTGGAGTTGGTTGTGGTGCATTAGTAACTTCCCTTTTGGGCAAATCCTCGGATAGCGGAACTTTAGGATCCGGTTTTGCTTTGATGGCGGGGGTTGTTATAATTGCATTAGTAGTCCAAATCAGTTTTCTGCGTCCAAAAGTGAATGATTTTGTCGATGCCTAA